From Bacillus basilensis, a single genomic window includes:
- a CDS encoding DUF1292 domain-containing protein, with translation MEENQITIVDEKGNEHLCEIIFTFDAEKFGKKSYVVFSPIGEVDEDGDPIYDAMAYEQNEEEGGSLLPIESEEEWEMVQEMFNTLADEQEAE, from the coding sequence ATGGAAGAAAATCAAATTACAATTGTAGACGAAAAAGGTAACGAACATTTATGTGAAATTATTTTCACTTTTGATGCTGAAAAATTCGGTAAAAAATCATACGTAGTCTTCTCTCCAATCGGTGAAGTAGACGAAGATGGAGACCCAATTTATGATGCAATGGCTTATGAGCAAAATGAAGAAGAGGGCGGAAGTTTACTTCCAATCGAATCTGAAGAAGAGTGGGAAATGGTACAAGAAATGTTCAACACTCTAGCTGATGAGCAAGAAGCTGAATAA